The Blastopirellula sediminis sequence CGATCGGCGCGTCTGGCGCCGGCAATGTCGTTTGCGGTGGTACGCACGATTTACGCGGACGCTACCACAATCCGTATCACGGCAACGTAGTGTTCACGACGATGCGGGCTCCCAACACGCCGGTTGGCGATCGGTTGCAGTATTGCAACGGAACGGAAAAGGTTCCTTGCCGCGAGTGCACAAGCTCGAACATGGAAACGCACGCTCGCAGCTATCATCCGGGAGGCGCTCACGTGGCGCTGGCGGACGGCTCGGTTCGCTTCATTCCAGAAACGGTCAATCAAACGGTGTTCCAGGGGATGGGGACGCGCAACGGAGGGGAAGTCTTCGAGCTTCCGTAGTCCGAGATCCAAGCTTGGATCAAATCGATTCCTGCGACTTGTTTGCGCAGGCCGCTTCCCAATCTGAATGGTTCGTAAAAGTAGATGTTCAATGCGTATGAAGCTATTGGTCTTGGGGATCGTCGCGCTCGTCCCGATGCTCCAAGGGTGTTCGGGCTCAACCAAGAATACCTATCCCGTGACCGGCACGGTTACTTACAAGGGAGAGCCGATCGAGCAGGGGACGATTGTGTTTGACTCGGTCGATGGCGCCACCATGGCCGCGATGGGGGAAATCGTCAACGGCCAAATCAAAGCCGAGGCTCCCCCAGGCGACAAGATCCTGCGCATCAGCGCCGTCCGCACCAAGAGCGAGAAAGATCAGTACGGCGAACAGATCACCGAGTCGTACATTCCCGCGAAGTACAACGGCGATTCGACGATCAAAAAGACCGTTTCGGCCGATGGCGAAAACGTGTTCGATATCACCTTGGAGTGAACCGCTCACCGCCCAGTTCGACTTTGAATAGGTCCATAAGCAGGGCTTTGTCCCCTGCTTATGAGGCGGACGCGTCTTGGAAAACAGGCCTTCGCGTTAACTTTCTGCGAAACTTCCCGTGGGCTAGAATTGCTTCGCGGCGGAATTGCTATCCTGGCAGTTGGATTAGCCGCTACTGACTCGCAGGAGAGACTTGATGCGACGACGCAATTTTCTTCAACTGGCCAGCGCCGCCCTTAGTGGATGCGTGTTGCCGAGCTTCGCCCGAGCCGATCAAACCGCCAAGCCGTTTCGTTTCGCCCATTTGACCGACATCCATGTTCAGCCCGAACTCTCGGCTGCGGATGGTTTCCGCAAATGCCTGGCGGCGGTCAACGCGCTCGACGTGAAACCGGAAGTGATTGTCACCGGCGGCGACATGGTGATGGACGTCTTCGCTCATAACCGCAATCGGGCCGATAAGCTCTTTGCGCTCTACAGCGACGTCAGCAAAGGGGAGACCGACATTCCGTTCTACCCGTGCATCGGCAATCACGACGTCTTCGGTTGGTCGCACCGCCAGGACGTGAAGCCGGAAGACGCCGCGTTCGGGAAAGGGCTGGTTTGCGAAAAGCTCAGCCTCGAAAAGACCTACTACGCCTTCGATCAAGGAGGATGGCGGTTCTATATCCTCGACGATATTCAGATGGCGCCGGACAATCGGTACCAGGCCTATATCGACGAAGAGCAACTCGACTGGCTCACCAAAGATCTGGAAGCGAAGCCGGCCGAAACGCCGGCGCTGGTCGTCTCCCACATTCCGATTTACACCGTGACCACTTTCGACAAAGGTCGCGAGGATGACCTGGCGTATCGCGTTGGCTATAGCGCGATGTGCCGCGACGCGCCGAAACTGGGGGCGCTGTTCGGCAAACACAATGTGAAGCTGGCCCTTTCGGGACATCATCACCAGCTCGAACGAATCGAATACAACGGCGTCACCTACATCTGCGGCGGCGCGGTCTGCGGCAGTTGGTGGCGTGGACCATATCGCGGCATGCAGGAAGGTTTCGGCCTGGTCGACTTGAACCCGGACGGCACGTTCGCGTACAAGTACGTCGATTACGGTTGGAATGCAGTGACGTAGTCGCACATTCGCCCAACCATGAAACGAGAAAAACCCGGTTCGTCGTGAGAACGAACCGGGTTTCTTTTTTGGCCCAGGCGGAGACTCTTTGACGGGGGCCATTGGCCCGAGCCGCCTTCAGTAGATCGAATTGGATAACTGCGATCAAGCGGCGCTCGTGAGGCTTGGCGTCGCGTGATAGCGCCGGACTGCAAAGTAGCCGGCGATCAGGAAAGCGACCAGCACGACCAACTGTGCGACCACTTCCGTTTGTGCGATTGCATGCAGCGCCGGGATCTTTTGATACGACTGCACGACCAACACCAGGAAGTTCAGGTAAAAAGCGACGAGCGACGACAAGACGTAAGCGACTCGCCAACCCCCTTGGGCATGTTCGCGATACCTGGCATACGCCGCCAACGCAAACAGTCCCAGCGAAATCAGGCCGATGATCACCCCTGGGGTGAGGTGAAGGT is a genomic window containing:
- a CDS encoding metallophosphoesterase family protein encodes the protein MRRRNFLQLASAALSGCVLPSFARADQTAKPFRFAHLTDIHVQPELSAADGFRKCLAAVNALDVKPEVIVTGGDMVMDVFAHNRNRADKLFALYSDVSKGETDIPFYPCIGNHDVFGWSHRQDVKPEDAAFGKGLVCEKLSLEKTYYAFDQGGWRFYILDDIQMAPDNRYQAYIDEEQLDWLTKDLEAKPAETPALVVSHIPIYTVTTFDKGREDDLAYRVGYSAMCRDAPKLGALFGKHNVKLALSGHHHQLERIEYNGVTYICGGAVCGSWWRGPYRGMQEGFGLVDLNPDGTFAYKYVDYGWNAVT